A window from uncultured Desulfobacter sp. encodes these proteins:
- a CDS encoding rhodanese-like domain-containing protein, whose amino-acid sequence MKNVRQIFTLLVVACVMIGFATPAFALFDDKFEKEVEKETGAVKLVREVQRGGYDLVTTDELKKWMDSGKEMVIVDTMPYEDSYKKNHVPGAVQFLFPIPDMNEWDTKETAEKTQADYEKLLGPDKDKVIVIYCGFVKCTRSHNGAAWAKKLGYKNVYRYAGGIFAWKGAGYPMDQID is encoded by the coding sequence ATGAAAAATGTAAGACAAATTTTTACGCTGTTGGTTGTGGCATGTGTAATGATCGGATTTGCCACGCCGGCCTTTGCATTGTTTGATGATAAGTTTGAAAAAGAAGTGGAAAAGGAAACCGGTGCAGTTAAACTAGTCAGGGAAGTTCAAAGGGGCGGCTATGATCTGGTAACCACGGATGAACTCAAAAAATGGATGGATTCAGGCAAAGAGATGGTCATCGTAGACACCATGCCCTACGAAGACAGCTACAAAAAAAATCACGTACCGGGTGCTGTGCAGTTTTTATTTCCCATCCCTGACATGAATGAGTGGGATACCAAGGAAACCGCCGAGAAAACCCAAGCGGACTATGAAAAATTACTGGGGCCGGATAAAGATAAAGTCATTGTCATTTACTGCGGCTTTGTAAAATGTACGAGAAGCCATAACGGTGCGGCCTGGGCTAAGAAATTAGGATATAAAAACGTATATCGGTACGCAGGTGGGATTTTTGCCTGGAAGGGTGCAGGATATCCCATGGACCAAATTGATTGA
- a CDS encoding polyketide synthase dehydratase domain-containing protein has protein sequence MDNSVTQVPLTINVYPHFMDHCFAGKAVFPAVEALKVLAGAMKESDLISSNLDPRHITDARFNKFLVLEPDQRTIEALCNIRPINDRQVSLSLATRFSTKNGAMTRIKEHCTATFSAESNPSPNVSLPRIEESDTPMFKVTAHSIYRELVPFKPAFHSIQGDVQLSRSGACATVNALPDDPKDSFKTVLGSGFPLDGAFHAGCVWSQRFFGIVAFPVGFDKRVIYMPTEENKEYTARVIPQYQTRGTLGFDIWIMDDQGNLCEAVSGVMMRDVSGGTVTPPAWIREGFR, from the coding sequence ATGGACAACTCCGTTACCCAGGTGCCGTTGACCATTAACGTTTATCCCCACTTCATGGATCATTGCTTTGCAGGCAAGGCGGTGTTTCCGGCTGTGGAGGCGTTGAAGGTTCTGGCCGGAGCAATGAAGGAGAGCGACCTTATATCCTCTAACCTTGATCCGCGGCACATTACCGATGCCCGGTTCAATAAATTTCTTGTGCTTGAGCCTGATCAACGAACCATTGAAGCCCTGTGTAACATCCGCCCCATCAACGACAGGCAGGTTTCACTCTCCCTTGCCACCCGGTTTTCCACAAAAAATGGTGCCATGACCCGCATCAAAGAGCACTGCACGGCAACATTCAGCGCCGAATCAAACCCGAGCCCAAACGTCTCGCTGCCTCGAATAGAAGAAAGCGACACACCCATGTTTAAGGTAACAGCCCACAGCATTTACCGGGAACTTGTGCCGTTCAAACCGGCATTTCACTCCATCCAAGGCGACGTACAGCTGTCCCGGTCCGGCGCATGTGCAACGGTAAACGCTCTGCCGGATGATCCCAAGGATTCTTTTAAAACCGTTCTGGGATCAGGGTTTCCCCTGGACGGGGCATTCCACGCCGGGTGTGTCTGGAGCCAGCGGTTTTTCGGCATTGTGGCCTTTCCGGTTGGATTTGACAAAAGGGTGATTTACATGCCCACGGAGGAAAACAAAGAATATACGGCCCGGGTTATCCCCCAGTATCAAACCCGCGGGACGTTAGGATTCGACATATGGATTATGGATGACCAGGGAAATTTGTGTGAAGCCGTATCCGGGGTAATGATGCGGGATGTCAGCGGCGGAACCGTCACCCCGCCAGCATGGATCAGGGAGGGTTTCCGATGA
- a CDS encoding radical SAM protein, with product MQTHWKFSDILADPVIRSRWQRVKKYFFLRESTYDMTNRCNIRCEGCYFYEGDKQFVTENNDPELWRQLMVKEKERGITFVVLAGAEPALVPELLQTCHREIPLGAIASNGLKFIPETIGYRIHISVWGNDQTSQAVRRADHMLERQIKNYKADPRAVFVYTFTSSNIDQIRDVAPILAEHNCPFTFNMFSAPVGYHGDLRHTPETLAKIRDVMLEMLETYPKHLLFSHYNIVAHTHELGLHDLFQCSYPRMNPHEDVGLGKTFKQYRADLTWDRSAACCVPDTDCADCRHYAAGSAVVTARLFRHATDPETFKAWLDYVDTYLAVWVMGYEKGENLSSKFVEPPSRT from the coding sequence ATGCAGACACATTGGAAATTCTCAGACATCCTGGCCGACCCGGTGATTCGCAGCCGATGGCAGCGGGTTAAAAAATATTTTTTCCTCAGGGAATCCACCTATGACATGACCAACCGCTGTAATATCCGGTGTGAAGGCTGTTATTTTTACGAAGGCGACAAGCAGTTTGTCACCGAGAATAACGACCCTGAATTGTGGCGGCAGCTGATGGTCAAAGAAAAGGAACGGGGCATCACCTTTGTTGTACTGGCAGGGGCGGAACCTGCTCTGGTGCCTGAACTTTTGCAGACCTGCCACCGGGAAATTCCCTTGGGCGCCATCGCCTCCAATGGGTTAAAGTTCATCCCCGAGACCATAGGATACAGGATTCACATCTCCGTGTGGGGCAATGACCAAACAAGCCAAGCCGTCCGCCGGGCCGACCACATGCTTGAACGCCAGATCAAAAATTATAAAGCCGATCCCAGGGCGGTGTTTGTCTATACCTTTACCAGCAGCAACATTGACCAGATACGGGATGTGGCCCCCATCCTTGCGGAACACAACTGCCCGTTCACCTTTAATATGTTTTCCGCGCCGGTGGGATATCATGGTGATCTGAGGCACACCCCAGAGACCCTGGCAAAGATCCGGGATGTCATGCTGGAGATGCTGGAGACCTATCCAAAGCACCTGCTCTTTTCCCACTATAACATCGTTGCCCACACCCACGAACTGGGGCTGCATGATCTGTTCCAATGTTCCTATCCGAGAATGAACCCCCATGAAGATGTGGGACTGGGCAAAACATTCAAACAATACCGGGCGGATTTGACCTGGGACAGGAGCGCAGCCTGCTGTGTGCCGGATACGGACTGTGCGGATTGCCGCCACTACGCGGCGGGCAGCGCCGTTGTCACGGCAAGGCTTTTCAGGCATGCCACAGATCCTGAGACCTTCAAGGCCTGGCTGGATTATGTGGATACCTATCTGGCCGTATGGGTGATGGGGTATGAAAAAGGGGAAAACCTGAGTTCAAAATTTGTCGAACCGCCAAGCAGAACCTGA
- a CDS encoding phosphopantetheine-binding protein yields the protein MSNVKTIDDVIINVARIIIDELMIEDVTPQTFDPEMDLVDEVGIDSMDLATVALVIQDEYGIRIDEDDYPKLTNVRLIAEYINNKL from the coding sequence ATGAGCAACGTAAAAACCATTGACGATGTTATTATCAATGTGGCCCGAATTATCATTGATGAACTTATGATTGAAGATGTAACACCCCAAACATTTGATCCCGAGATGGACCTTGTGGATGAAGTGGGAATCGACAGTATGGACCTTGCCACCGTGGCCCTGGTGATCCAGGATGAATACGGCATCCGCATTGACGAGGATGACTATCCCAAACTGACAAACGTCCGACTGATTGCCGAATACATCAACAACAAACTATAA
- a CDS encoding MBL fold metallo-hydrolase, translating into MKKKISRKIWFLLASCLLTMVIASNGFANDTGKVRLSVLCDDTAASDTFVTEHGVSIFVELANGHHWLVDTGTTDIFMQNAKRMDISLDNLTGIAISHGHDDHTGGLTFYPRLKGKPPVFGHPYIWHKQYGIKKDKPVRICGMPYLARQYANPVFQPRNYVSQLDEDMYFFTDIPREPGSYVPTQGKFQNEDGTGPCPIIDDATIAIRTPQGIVAIFGCGHAGYINILKAIHKKFPNDKLLAVVGGLHLKSADDEVLAKAVAYTDTIKANDFTFYGGHCTGSNAIKYFTEAYGDKVVRPLGSGRVIKF; encoded by the coding sequence ATGAAAAAAAAAATTAGTCGAAAGATTTGGTTTCTTCTCGCTTCCTGTTTATTAACAATGGTGATAGCGAGTAATGGGTTTGCGAACGATACAGGAAAAGTGAGACTTTCCGTGTTGTGTGATGATACTGCCGCTTCGGACACATTTGTTACTGAGCATGGCGTATCAATCTTCGTTGAACTGGCTAATGGCCATCACTGGCTTGTCGATACCGGCACCACGGATATTTTCATGCAAAATGCCAAACGCATGGACATCAGCCTGGACAACCTTACTGGGATCGCCATTAGTCATGGGCATGATGATCATACCGGAGGGTTGACATTCTACCCGCGTCTCAAAGGGAAACCACCTGTTTTCGGTCATCCTTATATCTGGCATAAACAGTACGGCATAAAAAAAGATAAACCGGTTCGGATTTGTGGTATGCCCTATCTTGCCAGACAATATGCGAACCCTGTATTCCAGCCCCGAAATTACGTATCCCAACTGGATGAAGATATGTATTTTTTTACTGATATCCCCCGGGAACCAGGAAGCTATGTGCCGACACAGGGAAAGTTTCAAAATGAGGACGGCACCGGACCTTGCCCTATTATTGATGACGCTACGATAGCTATTAGGACCCCCCAGGGCATCGTGGCAATCTTCGGATGTGGGCATGCCGGATACATCAATATTCTGAAAGCTATCCATAAAAAATTCCCCAATGATAAATTGCTTGCCGTGGTCGGTGGACTTCATCTGAAGAGCGCTGATGATGAGGTTCTTGCAAAAGCTGTTGCATATACGGATACAATCAAAGCTAATGATTTTACATTTTATGGGGGGCATTGTACCGGCAGCAACGCCATTAAATATTTTACAGAAGCCTATGGTGATAAGGTAGTTAGACCATTGGGTTCTGGACGTGTGATTAAATTTTGA
- a CDS encoding glycerol-3-phosphate acyltransferase, whose product MMFTSFCLLAYVAGSVNASILLLKLRRQQDPRTLYSKNAGTSNVYRILGWKWAGLVLIIDLGKAFLIAAAASRFLSVPAALWVGFFLLLGNRFPCFHRFQGGKGVAHFIGFSLFFTPLFTAPALAGWCVGYLFFRHAFAGSMVLTAILGMGLARTPGADLIGIAGVIACMGFIVLNHRNNLFALVNKNQSKDTSKKANETP is encoded by the coding sequence ATGATGTTCACATCCTTTTGTCTGCTGGCCTATGTTGCAGGTTCTGTAAACGCGTCCATTCTTCTCCTCAAGCTGCGGAGACAACAAGATCCCCGGACCCTGTACAGTAAAAATGCAGGCACAAGTAATGTGTACAGGATACTGGGTTGGAAATGGGCCGGTTTGGTTCTCATAATTGATCTGGGCAAGGCGTTTCTGATCGCAGCGGCTGCATCCCGGTTTTTGTCCGTACCCGCAGCCCTCTGGGTGGGATTTTTTCTGCTGCTTGGCAACCGTTTCCCATGTTTTCACAGGTTCCAAGGAGGCAAAGGCGTTGCCCATTTCATTGGTTTTTCCCTGTTTTTCACTCCACTGTTTACGGCGCCGGCTTTGGCCGGTTGGTGTGTTGGGTATCTTTTTTTCCGGCACGCCTTTGCAGGCTCCATGGTACTGACAGCGATTCTCGGCATGGGACTTGCCCGGACCCCGGGAGCCGATTTGATCGGCATTGCCGGGGTCATTGCATGTATGGGGTTTATCGTACTCAACCATCGAAACAACCTGTTTGCCCTTGTAAACAAAAATCAAAGCAAGGACACGTCGAAAAAAGCGAATGAAACCCCATGA
- a CDS encoding methyl-accepting chemotaxis protein, with protein MNRKITIIIGVPVFSLFILIAFGHWALENLTKNLRHIVNDQFVVLVEKQITPLIANEMLPLINDDIVRLRNLQNSIKLMVEAERDLTQAVIAEKMSLVASEPEEIEAAKKASSQNIQQAAERMKQASASFETEEIQNIFSNYLKAIEVWTQKTQYVAKLANTPGKSRFARKASEKGSAFKAFSAVRVIIGQLQDLQEKRIQDAIVEVNAKKTRINAEEDKIENKKEDVFNISAAVYQHASYMKTLFSAVGLFASFVAIILALMLARSINRSINDVVAGLKDAAEGEGDLTKRLAVKSKDEIGSLAKWFNTFVQKLHGIIMDLAGNSEKLHTSSSELFAISKKMSDGADKMSAKSGTVAAAAEEMSSNLSSVAAAAEQSSANINMVSSAAEEMNSTINEIAQNTGKTRISSNQAVDRTKKASENIDQLRKSAQKIGKVVETITEISEQTNLLALNATIEAARSGEAGKGFAVVAGEIKTLARQTAEATMEIKQRIETIQDSTNHTVSEIGEISHAIRIVNEMIDTVAASVEEQSATTKEIASNVIQAAQGIQDMTENVSQTSAVASEIAKEIAEVNQAASEMSANSTQVNASAGGLSQLSEQLKKNIDQFKI; from the coding sequence TTGAATCGGAAAATAACGATTATTATTGGAGTTCCCGTCTTTTCACTCTTTATATTGATTGCTTTTGGGCACTGGGCTCTGGAAAATTTGACGAAAAATTTACGACATATTGTAAATGACCAATTTGTAGTACTGGTTGAGAAGCAAATAACCCCGCTCATTGCAAACGAAATGTTACCCTTAATCAATGATGACATTGTCCGACTCAGAAACCTTCAAAATAGTATTAAACTGATGGTTGAGGCAGAGCGTGATCTAACTCAAGCCGTTATTGCCGAAAAAATGTCCCTTGTTGCCAGTGAACCCGAGGAAATAGAAGCTGCTAAAAAAGCCAGTTCGCAAAACATTCAACAGGCTGCGGAGAGAATGAAACAAGCGTCTGCGAGTTTCGAAACTGAGGAAATTCAAAATATTTTTTCAAATTATCTGAAGGCAATAGAAGTTTGGACACAGAAAACCCAATATGTGGCAAAGCTGGCCAATACACCTGGGAAATCGCGATTTGCACGTAAGGCGAGTGAAAAGGGATCTGCTTTTAAGGCCTTTAGTGCGGTAAGAGTCATTATCGGGCAACTCCAGGATCTTCAAGAAAAACGTATTCAAGATGCCATTGTGGAGGTCAATGCTAAAAAAACGAGAATCAATGCTGAAGAAGATAAAATAGAAAATAAAAAAGAAGATGTTTTCAATATCAGCGCGGCTGTATATCAACATGCGTCGTACATGAAAACACTTTTTAGCGCTGTTGGCCTGTTTGCTTCCTTTGTTGCGATTATTTTAGCTTTGATGCTTGCCCGTTCGATAAATAGATCAATAAATGACGTTGTTGCAGGACTCAAGGATGCGGCGGAAGGTGAAGGTGATTTAACTAAACGCCTTGCGGTGAAAAGTAAGGATGAAATCGGCAGCCTGGCCAAGTGGTTTAATACTTTTGTTCAAAAGCTTCATGGTATTATTATGGATCTTGCTGGAAATTCAGAAAAGCTTCACACCTCTTCCAGCGAACTTTTTGCCATTTCAAAAAAAATGAGTGACGGCGCGGATAAAATGTCTGCCAAATCCGGAACGGTTGCCGCGGCAGCAGAAGAGATGAGTTCAAATCTGTCTTCTGTGGCTGCAGCAGCCGAGCAGTCGTCAGCCAATATCAACATGGTCTCTTCTGCTGCTGAGGAAATGAATTCAACCATTAACGAAATTGCCCAAAATACCGGAAAAACTAGAATTTCAAGTAATCAGGCAGTGGATAGGACAAAAAAAGCATCTGAAAATATAGATCAGTTACGCAAATCTGCTCAAAAAATTGGAAAGGTGGTGGAAACCATTACTGAAATTTCAGAGCAGACCAACTTACTGGCGTTAAATGCAACTATTGAAGCGGCTCGATCCGGGGAAGCAGGCAAAGGATTTGCTGTCGTGGCAGGTGAGATCAAGACGCTGGCGAGACAAACAGCAGAAGCCACCATGGAAATTAAACAACGAATTGAAACTATACAAGATTCAACGAACCATACGGTTTCTGAAATCGGAGAGATTTCCCATGCCATAAGGATCGTCAATGAGATGATCGACACGGTTGCTGCTTCTGTGGAAGAGCAGTCGGCCACAACCAAAGAAATCGCCTCCAATGTTATCCAGGCTGCCCAGGGAATTCAGGACATGACAGAGAATGTGTCCCAGACCTCGGCAGTGGCAAGTGAAATTGCCAAAGAAATTGCCGAGGTAAACCAGGCAGCAAGCGAGATGTCGGCCAACAGCACGCAGGTAAATGCCAGTGCCGGTGGTTTAAGTCAATTGTCAGAGCAACTTAAAAAAAATATTGATCAGTTTAAAATTTAA
- a CDS encoding SLC13 family permease, whose protein sequence is MIIFSLFVLFIFIPQFLFSEPGHDSDKSGDPPADSVKDPRAPKYIDVHIQTNKPMITGETGTIELQARLRQHPGTGSPEATWNPNSQTPLVVWLASPEESAIEFLDPAYPERPRHHIMVKFHPGSGAPGKPLTAKVAYQIKKHTSAGKYRLWLEIYGKLTLKDKGEGAFRDMGAVYLPVDVDTHLGTKLLMLLVIAAAVLLFIVEWVRVDVVAMAMMVLLPELGLLKPEDTFRGISSNAVMAIIGVMIISYGLNRAGLVSRMIQPLLKMVGKSPTRLTVLFSSLIAVISSVMQNTGAAVLFLPGIRMAASYRLKISISRILMPIGMAAILGGTLTMIGTSPLILLNDILPDGMPKFGFLELTPIGICLVVGGIAYLSTVGLKLLSRLPLDDLPAESKNGDSNGKSGLLDAYPDIQGPFEIMVPEDFDAGQLPLTVTDIRRRFKVNIVAASKSAGACEIAPLPAHSIRQGYILCVYGPEKAVMAFVEKYGLVYREEPKCFNDNMFNPSLAGLVEGVVSPRSILIGKPLKQIRFRETFGVNPLAIHQSGKTYYQELADRPLQAGDAVLLHGTWERFHALEELHQNLIIITPFEEEFHKPENSKKALFCFGFALFLMLLSSFYFQNKPYNPIPLSVCLMLGAVGMIISKVITINEAYKAVDWRTVFLLGGLIPLGMAVDQTGTAEWIAGGIITVMGPFMSPLIMLVILAILSCAFTTVISNVGACTLLVPLGISIAGQIGVDPRVAAIVVGLGVSNSFILPTHQVNALYMGPGGYRTRDYIKIGGILAVIYIAILVATVWTFYL, encoded by the coding sequence ATGATTATTTTTTCCCTCTTTGTTCTTTTCATTTTTATCCCTCAATTTTTGTTTTCAGAACCCGGGCATGACTCTGATAAATCAGGTGACCCGCCGGCGGATTCCGTAAAAGACCCCCGGGCTCCCAAGTATATAGATGTTCATATCCAGACGAACAAACCGATGATTACGGGTGAAACCGGCACCATTGAACTCCAGGCCCGGTTACGGCAGCATCCCGGGACGGGAAGCCCGGAAGCGACATGGAATCCAAATTCCCAAACACCTCTTGTGGTCTGGCTTGCCTCTCCGGAGGAGAGCGCGATTGAATTTCTGGACCCGGCCTACCCGGAACGACCGCGTCACCATATTATGGTCAAGTTCCATCCGGGGTCTGGTGCCCCGGGAAAACCCTTGACTGCGAAAGTGGCCTATCAGATAAAAAAACACACCAGTGCGGGCAAATACCGGCTCTGGCTGGAAATTTACGGCAAATTAACCCTGAAGGACAAAGGCGAAGGCGCATTCCGTGATATGGGGGCCGTTTATTTGCCGGTTGACGTGGACACCCATCTTGGCACCAAGCTGCTGATGCTGCTGGTCATCGCCGCGGCCGTGCTGCTTTTCATCGTTGAATGGGTGCGTGTGGATGTGGTTGCCATGGCAATGATGGTCCTGCTTCCGGAATTGGGCCTGCTCAAGCCCGAGGATACCTTCAGGGGGATCAGCAGCAATGCGGTGATGGCGATTATCGGGGTAATGATCATCAGCTACGGATTGAACCGCGCCGGATTGGTAAGCCGGATGATCCAGCCCCTGCTCAAGATGGTCGGTAAAAGTCCGACACGCCTGACGGTGCTTTTTTCCAGCCTGATCGCCGTGATTTCAAGTGTGATGCAGAATACAGGCGCGGCCGTTCTGTTTCTGCCGGGAATCAGGATGGCGGCATCTTACCGATTGAAAATTTCCATCTCCAGAATTCTCATGCCCATCGGCATGGCTGCGATTCTTGGCGGCACCCTCACCATGATCGGCACAAGCCCCTTGATCCTGCTGAACGATATCCTGCCGGACGGCATGCCGAAATTCGGTTTTCTGGAGTTAACCCCCATCGGCATCTGCCTGGTTGTCGGCGGCATCGCTTATCTTTCAACCGTCGGACTTAAACTTCTTTCCAGGCTTCCCCTGGATGACCTGCCCGCGGAATCAAAAAATGGTGACAGCAACGGTAAAAGCGGATTGCTTGATGCCTATCCGGATATTCAGGGCCCCTTTGAAATTATGGTGCCGGAGGACTTTGATGCGGGGCAGCTTCCCCTGACCGTAACAGATATCCGCAGGCGTTTTAAGGTCAATATTGTAGCTGCCTCAAAAAGTGCGGGGGCATGCGAAATCGCCCCCCTTCCCGCGCACAGTATCCGGCAGGGATACATTCTGTGTGTGTACGGCCCTGAAAAAGCAGTCATGGCGTTTGTGGAAAAGTACGGCCTCGTGTACAGAGAAGAGCCTAAATGCTTTAATGACAACATGTTTAATCCTTCCCTGGCCGGACTCGTGGAGGGCGTGGTCTCGCCCAGGTCCATCCTGATCGGAAAACCCCTCAAACAGATCCGTTTCCGGGAAACCTTCGGTGTCAATCCCCTTGCCATCCACCAGTCCGGGAAGACCTATTACCAAGAGCTTGCGGACCGACCGCTCCAGGCCGGTGACGCGGTTCTACTTCACGGGACCTGGGAGCGGTTTCATGCGCTGGAAGAACTCCACCAGAACCTGATCATCATCACCCCCTTTGAAGAGGAGTTTCACAAACCGGAGAATTCAAAAAAGGCGCTGTTCTGCTTTGGCTTTGCACTTTTTCTAATGCTCCTGTCGAGTTTTTATTTCCAGAATAAGCCGTACAATCCGATTCCCCTGTCGGTCTGCCTCATGCTGGGTGCCGTGGGCATGATTATCAGCAAGGTGATCACCATCAACGAAGCGTACAAAGCGGTTGACTGGCGCACAGTCTTTCTTTTGGGCGGCCTCATCCCACTGGGCATGGCCGTGGACCAGACCGGCACGGCCGAATGGATTGCAGGTGGCATTATAACCGTGATGGGACCGTTCATGTCCCCCTTGATCATGCTGGTTATTCTGGCCATACTGAGCTGCGCATTTACCACAGTGATTTCAAATGTGGGGGCCTGCACACTGCTCGTGCCCCTGGGCATTTCCATTGCAGGACAGATCGGTGTTGATCCCCGCGTGGCAGCCATTGTGGTGGGCCTCGGGGTTTCCAACTCATTCATTCTACCCACACACCAGGTCAATGCCCTCTACATGGGTCCCGGTGGATACCGAACCCGGGACTATATTAAAATCGGCGGTATCCTGGCTGTAATCTATATCGCCATTCTGGTAGCGACCGTATGGACCTTTTACTTATAG
- a CDS encoding HDOD domain-containing protein translates to MNIFVARQPVFTLDKKIFGYELLFRLSLDNVFPYIDGSTATSGVLSNTFFSFGINEVLAGKPGMINFTRNLLLKQIPMLFPKEHIIIEILEDIDPDPEIIDTLKMLKTKGFRIALYDFVYDRKFNGMILLCDMIKFDIIATPLDSLAPVLKFLENKLKHIIPLCEKVETYEEFEQAKAMGFQLFQGYFFAKPEVLSRRSLSSNQVSNLKLLNEISKPEPALDAIENMIKKDMDISFKLLAFINSAYFKRLTAVDTIKDAIIFLGLQKLKKFITVLVVSNINPGKPDELIRFSIIKARMCEQCAHIIKTRFTPDELFTVGLFSNIDSILDIPMEDILEKINLSEKIKNALLGQDLMFRRLNDLIINFKRGNWDYVTFKGEDSQLIQKLPTFYMNAIKMADTFLAPT, encoded by the coding sequence ATGAATATTTTTGTAGCTCGTCAACCTGTATTCACTTTAGATAAAAAAATTTTTGGTTATGAACTTTTATTCAGGCTCAGCCTGGATAATGTATTCCCATATATCGACGGGTCTACAGCCACATCCGGAGTGTTGTCAAATACTTTTTTCTCCTTTGGAATCAATGAAGTTCTTGCTGGCAAACCCGGAATGATCAACTTCACCCGGAATCTATTGCTCAAGCAGATCCCCATGCTTTTTCCGAAGGAGCATATTATTATTGAAATTTTAGAAGATATTGACCCTGACCCTGAAATCATTGACACATTAAAAATGCTTAAAACAAAAGGGTTTAGAATTGCTCTATATGATTTTGTTTATGATCGAAAATTTAATGGAATGATTCTGCTGTGCGATATGATCAAGTTTGATATCATAGCCACACCCCTGGATAGTCTGGCTCCGGTTCTCAAATTTCTGGAAAATAAACTCAAACATATCATACCACTGTGTGAAAAGGTGGAAACCTACGAAGAGTTTGAACAAGCCAAAGCAATGGGGTTCCAACTTTTCCAGGGATATTTTTTTGCAAAACCAGAAGTTTTGTCACGTAGAAGCCTTTCTTCCAATCAGGTCTCTAACTTAAAACTATTAAATGAAATTTCAAAGCCGGAACCAGCGTTAGACGCTATTGAAAACATGATTAAAAAAGATATGGATATATCTTTCAAACTATTGGCATTTATTAATTCTGCATATTTTAAGCGGCTCACTGCCGTAGATACGATCAAGGATGCCATCATATTTTTGGGTCTTCAGAAATTAAAAAAATTTATCACAGTATTAGTGGTATCGAATATAAATCCAGGTAAGCCCGATGAGTTGATCCGATTTTCGATAATCAAGGCTCGAATGTGCGAACAATGCGCGCATATTATAAAAACCCGGTTTACTCCGGACGAATTGTTCACTGTAGGGCTGTTTTCAAACATAGATTCCATTTTGGATATACCCATGGAAGATATTCTTGAAAAAATTAACCTGTCGGAAAAAATCAAGAATGCTCTTTTAGGCCAAGATCTGATGTTCAGACGGCTCAACGACCTAATCATAAACTTCAAACGGGGAAACTGGGACTACGTAACATTTAAAGGCGAAGATTCCCAATTGATTCAAAAGCTGCCCACTTTTTATATGAACGCCATAAAAATGGCAGATACCTTTCTTGCCCCGACCTGA
- a CDS encoding MauE/DoxX family redox-associated membrane protein, with the protein MGTVFIYAGSTKLIEPEIFATLIDAYGILPEIMLLPVAILLPAFEVIAGIGILFDIRGSLTAILGLLILFLLILGYGMAMGLDVDCGCFSPGDPEAKAFHGLREAFYRDLFMVLQVVFAFGWRKWNNIQPKSIMQYLELLKQLKTRESLL; encoded by the coding sequence TTGGGAACGGTTTTTATCTATGCAGGTTCCACAAAACTGATTGAGCCGGAAATCTTTGCCACCCTGATAGACGCCTACGGTATTCTCCCGGAGATAATGTTACTGCCGGTGGCGATTCTGCTGCCTGCCTTTGAGGTCATTGCCGGGATCGGCATTTTGTTTGATATCAGAGGCAGCCTCACCGCAATTTTAGGATTGTTGATTCTGTTTTTGCTCATTCTCGGATACGGAATGGCCATGGGGCTTGATGTGGACTGCGGCTGTTTCAGTCCGGGAGATCCTGAAGCCAAAGCGTTTCATGGTTTAAGAGAGGCGTTCTACAGGGACCTTTTTATGGTGCTCCAGGTAGTGTTTGCTTTTGGCTGGCGAAAATGGAATAATATTCAACCAAAATCCATCATGCAGTACCTTGAATTATTAAAACAATTAAAAACCAGGGAGAGTTTATTATGA